The following coding sequences lie in one Desulfovibrio aminophilus DSM 12254 genomic window:
- a CDS encoding winged helix-turn-helix domain-containing protein yields MKENIPTIRLHLWLDTDDGVFFGSGRAQLLEQIDRHGSLKAAAEAMGISYRAAWGKLKQSEDVLGVRLVQTRGSNKAGYELTEDGRMLKDMFRRWFDSVEQAALEKAREIFPWPARPYRGTPSD; encoded by the coding sequence ATGAAGGAAAACATCCCCACCATTCGCCTGCACCTCTGGCTGGACACCGACGACGGCGTCTTCTTCGGCTCCGGCCGGGCCCAGCTTCTGGAGCAGATCGACCGGCACGGCTCACTCAAGGCCGCGGCCGAGGCCATGGGCATCTCCTACCGCGCGGCCTGGGGGAAACTGAAGCAAAGCGAGGACGTCCTCGGCGTGCGCCTGGTCCAGACCCGAGGCAGCAACAAGGCGGGTTACGAACTCACCGAGGACGGCCGGATGCTCAAGGACATGTTCCGCCGCTGGTTCGACTCCGTGGAGCAAGCCGCGCTGGAGAAGGCCCGCGAAATCTTCCCTTGGCCGGCCAGGCCCTACCGGGGCACCCCCTCCGACTGA
- a CDS encoding sigma-54-dependent transcriptional regulator, which produces MRDIPSLVLVVDDEPIARKNLAHVLGRMGCQVSQADDGRQALAELEKNEFDLVLTDLMMEGVDGLAVLKRTKELWPDTEVLVVTGYPTVETAVEAMRRGAYHYLAKPYQLEEARLLVQKALEKRRLRQEVRELRECMRERSEPLPIIGDSPPVRRLKQAIAQVAPTDSTVLILGETGTGKELVARTLHLLSRRAEARFLAINCGAFNEDLLENELFGHEAGAFSGAQRMKKGLFESAPGGTLFLDEMGEMSMPMQVKLLRAIQERVIRRVGGTDDVPVDVRLVAATNRDLKHEVEAGRFRQDLYYRLNVITLLVPPLSERLEDIPLLCQFFLAKAARMMDKPQPTLAPDVPKILSRYAFPGNVRELENILERAVILAEDGVVEPRHLPEDLRETAVRVARPGFSEPVTLEENEKRYIAWVLKQAGGNRTQAARILGIDRASLWRKVKKFNLEDTSGKA; this is translated from the coding sequence ATGCGAGATATTCCCTCCCTGGTTCTGGTGGTGGACGATGAACCCATCGCCCGCAAGAATCTGGCCCATGTGCTCGGCCGCATGGGCTGCCAAGTGAGCCAGGCCGACGACGGCCGCCAGGCCCTGGCCGAACTGGAGAAGAACGAGTTCGATCTGGTGCTCACGGATCTCATGATGGAAGGAGTGGACGGTTTGGCCGTACTCAAACGGACCAAGGAGCTCTGGCCGGACACGGAAGTCCTGGTGGTCACCGGCTATCCCACGGTGGAGACGGCCGTTGAGGCCATGCGCCGGGGGGCCTATCATTACCTGGCCAAGCCCTACCAGCTCGAAGAGGCCCGCCTGCTGGTCCAGAAGGCCCTGGAGAAGCGGCGTCTGCGCCAGGAGGTCCGGGAACTGCGCGAATGCATGCGCGAACGCTCCGAGCCCCTGCCGATCATCGGCGACTCCCCACCCGTGCGGCGGCTCAAGCAGGCCATCGCCCAGGTGGCGCCCACGGATTCCACCGTGCTCATCCTGGGCGAAACCGGCACGGGCAAAGAACTGGTGGCCCGCACCCTGCATCTTTTGAGCCGCCGAGCCGAGGCCCGCTTCCTGGCCATCAACTGCGGGGCCTTCAACGAGGATCTCCTGGAAAACGAGCTGTTCGGACACGAGGCCGGAGCCTTCTCCGGAGCGCAACGGATGAAGAAGGGCCTGTTCGAGTCCGCGCCCGGCGGCACCCTTTTCCTGGACGAGATGGGCGAGATGTCCATGCCCATGCAGGTCAAGCTCTTGCGGGCCATCCAGGAACGCGTCATCCGCCGCGTGGGCGGCACCGATGACGTGCCCGTTGACGTGCGCCTCGTGGCCGCCACCAACCGCGACCTCAAACACGAGGTCGAGGCCGGGCGGTTCCGTCAGGATCTTTATTACCGGCTGAATGTGATCACCCTGCTCGTGCCGCCGCTGTCCGAGCGTCTCGAGGACATCCCCCTGCTCTGCCAGTTCTTCCTGGCCAAGGCCGCGCGCATGATGGACAAACCCCAGCCGACCCTGGCCCCGGATGTTCCGAAAATTCTCTCGCGCTATGCCTTTCCGGGCAACGTCAGAGAGCTGGAAAACATCCTGGAGCGGGCCGTGATTCTGGCCGAGGACGGCGTGGTGGAGCCCAGACACCTGCCCGAAGACCTGCGCGAGACGGCGGTGCGCGTGGCCCGCCCCGGATTCTCCGAACCCGTGACCCTGGAGGAGAACGAGAAGCGATACATCGCCTGGGTTCTGAAACAGGCCGGGGGGAACCGCACCCAGGCGGCCCGCATCCTGGGCATCGACCGGGCCTCGCTCTGGCGCAAGGTCAAGAAATTCAACCTGGAAGATACGTCAGGGAAGGCTTGA